From one Leifsonia sp. 1010 genomic stretch:
- a CDS encoding DEAD/DEAH box helicase → MTDQTLSPAERFAASRDRARQPLLETFRASLRFDLDPFQREACGALERGRSVLVAAPTGAGKTIVAEFAVFLAMREANAKVFYTTPMKALSNQKFQEFVEAYGPESVGLLTGDTNINSHARIVVMTTEVLRNMLYADSDLLTDLAYVVMDEVHYLADRFRGAVWEEVIIHLPSEVRMVSLSATVSNAEEFGDWLQAVRGDTDVVVSEERPVPLEQHILMRSKLIDLFDSSGLAATNRVNPELVQMARYGGRVLSSRQMRDVGRYHSKGGRPDTFRMSRSDLVALLDDRNLLPAIFFIFSRNGCDQAVRQVLRAGVRLTEKHERDEIREIVEERCRTLLDEDLAVLGYWEWLEGLERGVAAHHAGLLPAFKEVVEELFRRKLVKVVFATETLALGINMPARTVVLEKLEKFNGEARVPITPGEYTQLTGRAGRRGIDVEGHSVIQWEDGLDPQSVASLASRRSYPLNSSFRPTYNMAVNLIDQFGRPRTREILESSFAQFQADRAVVDLARKALQQEQSLAGYEEAMTCHLGDFREYFAIRRELTDLERSGSRIESASSADREKRQRQLAALRKRMKDHPCHRCPEREQHARWAERWWKLKRDTDRLRSQIQSRTGAVAKVFDRVSEVLLELGYLAKEDGETVLTVHGRTLKRIYGERDLLVAECLRRNAWKDLDAPGLAAMACALVFEPRRDDGLANDRTLPRGAFRPALEKTITLWSTLDDLEQDNRLPGSEPPSTALSLAMWMWSRGSGLDAVLSEADMAAGDFVRWAKQTIDLLDQLSLVAQGNVGRVARQALESIRRGIVAYASVA, encoded by the coding sequence GTGACCGACCAGACGCTCTCACCGGCGGAGCGGTTCGCCGCCTCGCGCGACCGGGCCCGCCAGCCGCTGCTCGAGACCTTCCGCGCGAGTCTCCGGTTCGACCTCGACCCGTTCCAGCGCGAGGCATGCGGGGCTTTGGAGCGCGGGCGCAGCGTCCTCGTCGCCGCCCCGACCGGCGCCGGCAAGACCATCGTGGCCGAGTTCGCCGTCTTCCTCGCGATGCGCGAGGCCAACGCGAAGGTCTTCTACACGACGCCGATGAAGGCGCTCAGCAACCAGAAGTTCCAGGAGTTCGTGGAGGCGTACGGCCCGGAGTCGGTGGGCCTCCTCACCGGCGACACGAACATCAACTCCCACGCCCGGATCGTCGTCATGACGACCGAGGTGCTCCGCAACATGCTCTACGCGGACTCCGACCTCCTCACCGACCTCGCCTACGTCGTCATGGACGAGGTGCACTACCTGGCCGACCGGTTCCGCGGCGCCGTGTGGGAGGAGGTCATCATCCACCTGCCGTCGGAGGTGCGGATGGTGTCGCTCAGCGCCACCGTGTCGAACGCCGAGGAGTTCGGCGACTGGCTGCAGGCCGTCCGCGGCGACACCGACGTCGTGGTGTCGGAGGAGCGTCCCGTGCCGCTGGAGCAGCACATCCTCATGCGCTCCAAGCTCATCGACCTGTTCGACTCGTCGGGGCTCGCCGCCACCAACCGGGTCAACCCGGAGCTCGTGCAGATGGCACGCTACGGCGGCCGGGTGCTGAGCAGCCGGCAGATGCGGGATGTGGGCCGTTACCACTCCAAGGGCGGTCGTCCGGACACCTTCCGGATGAGCCGGTCGGATCTTGTCGCGCTGCTCGACGACCGCAATCTGCTGCCTGCGATCTTCTTCATCTTCAGCCGCAACGGCTGCGACCAGGCGGTACGGCAGGTGCTCCGGGCGGGGGTGCGGCTGACCGAGAAGCACGAGCGCGACGAGATCCGCGAGATCGTGGAGGAGCGCTGCCGTACCCTTCTCGACGAGGATCTGGCGGTGCTCGGCTACTGGGAGTGGCTGGAGGGGCTGGAGCGCGGTGTCGCCGCCCATCACGCCGGCCTGCTGCCCGCCTTCAAGGAGGTCGTGGAGGAGCTGTTCCGCCGGAAGCTCGTCAAGGTCGTCTTCGCGACGGAGACGCTCGCGCTCGGGATCAATATGCCTGCCCGGACCGTGGTCCTGGAGAAGCTGGAGAAGTTCAACGGCGAGGCCCGCGTCCCGATCACACCGGGGGAGTACACGCAGCTGACCGGTCGCGCCGGCCGTCGTGGCATCGACGTGGAGGGGCACTCCGTCATCCAGTGGGAGGACGGTCTGGACCCGCAGTCGGTCGCCTCTCTCGCATCCCGCCGCAGCTACCCGCTGAACTCCAGCTTCCGCCCCACCTACAACATGGCCGTGAACCTCATCGATCAGTTCGGCCGACCGCGCACCCGGGAGATCCTCGAATCGTCGTTCGCTCAGTTCCAGGCCGACCGTGCCGTGGTCGACCTCGCGCGCAAGGCTCTGCAGCAGGAGCAGTCGCTGGCCGGTTACGAGGAGGCGATGACGTGTCATCTCGGCGACTTCCGCGAGTACTTCGCCATCCGTCGAGAGCTGACGGACCTGGAGCGGTCCGGATCCCGCATCGAGTCGGCGTCGAGCGCCGACAGGGAGAAGCGGCAGCGTCAGCTGGCCGCGCTGCGCAAGCGGATGAAGGACCACCCTTGCCACCGCTGCCCGGAGCGTGAGCAGCACGCGCGCTGGGCGGAACGCTGGTGGAAGCTGAAGCGCGACACCGACCGGCTGCGGTCGCAGATCCAGTCGCGCACGGGCGCCGTCGCGAAGGTTTTCGACCGCGTGTCCGAGGTGCTCCTGGAGCTCGGCTACCTGGCGAAGGAGGACGGCGAGACCGTGCTGACCGTCCACGGCCGCACCCTCAAGCGCATCTACGGTGAGCGGGACCTCCTGGTCGCCGAGTGCCTGCGCCGCAACGCCTGGAAGGACCTGGATGCGCCGGGCCTGGCCGCCATGGCGTGCGCCCTCGTCTTCGAGCCGCGACGCGACGACGGCCTGGCCAACGACCGGACGCTGCCTCGCGGCGCGTTCCGACCGGCGCTCGAGAAGACGATCACCCTGTGGAGCACGCTCGACGACCTGGAGCAGGACAACCGGCTCCCGGGCAGCGAGCCGCCGTCAACGGCGTTGTCGCTGGCGATGTGGATGTGGTCCCGCGGCTCGGGGCTCGACGCGGTGCTCAGCGAGGCCGACATGGCGGCGGGCGACTTCGTCCGCTGGGCCAAGCAGACGATCGACCTGCTCGACCAGCTGTCGCTCGTCGCCCAGGGCAACGTCGGGCGCGTGGCCCGGCAGGCGCTGGAGTCCATCCGGCGCGGGATCGTCGCGTACGCGTCGGTCGCTTGA
- the lnt gene encoding apolipoprotein N-acyltransferase, which yields MQTVPRAPLPLWLAVLVAAAAGPVLDAGFPDKDWWPLTFLGIAMVLLAQRGRRAGSAFLVGWVAGEAFYLVHVSWTALYLGPVPWVALSTLEALFWGVGGILITLAYRWVPRAFPTVLGRLGLLPVIVSGLWVLREFVTGTWPYGGFSWGRVAESQSLSPLAPMVAWIGISGVSFVMVWLVAFLLELPGALDVRTVQRWLLAGAAVALVFAIPAWPATTSGSTRIAAVQGNGPAGYFDNAPVGAVFNAQVAETLRIPSSQVSGANKVDMVVWPEGSALPDPTRDPDNAAILDALSRKFGAPFVVGTITSRDDRLYNTSLQWQAGRGAVDYYDKKHPVPFGEYVPDRAFWRPFAPELIDLIGRDYTPGTRDSVFDVGGVRAGISICFDIVDDQLLTDMMRGGAQVILAQTNNADFGETDENQQQLAIARLRAIEAGRSLVNISTVGSSQIIGPDGRTISSIPPFKPGHMVADVPLGTTTTPATLLSRGIEFLVAGLGLFGLIVAFTARRGPLPTTKRPLPPQG from the coding sequence GTGCAGACCGTCCCGCGAGCCCCCCTTCCGCTCTGGCTCGCGGTACTGGTCGCCGCGGCCGCCGGCCCGGTGCTCGATGCGGGGTTCCCGGACAAGGACTGGTGGCCGCTGACGTTCCTCGGCATCGCGATGGTGCTGCTCGCGCAGCGGGGTCGTCGGGCCGGCTCGGCGTTCCTGGTCGGCTGGGTCGCGGGGGAGGCGTTCTACCTCGTCCACGTGTCCTGGACGGCGCTGTACCTCGGCCCGGTGCCCTGGGTGGCGCTCTCGACGCTCGAGGCGCTGTTCTGGGGTGTGGGCGGCATCCTGATCACGCTCGCGTACCGGTGGGTGCCGCGGGCCTTCCCGACCGTGCTCGGGCGGCTGGGGCTGCTGCCGGTGATCGTGAGCGGCCTCTGGGTGCTGCGGGAGTTCGTGACCGGCACCTGGCCGTACGGCGGCTTCTCCTGGGGGCGCGTCGCCGAGTCGCAGTCCCTCAGCCCGCTCGCCCCGATGGTCGCGTGGATCGGCATCTCGGGTGTCAGCTTCGTGATGGTGTGGCTGGTGGCCTTCCTGCTCGAGCTTCCCGGCGCGCTGGATGTGCGCACGGTGCAGCGCTGGCTCCTCGCCGGGGCGGCGGTCGCGCTCGTGTTCGCGATCCCTGCCTGGCCCGCGACGACCAGCGGATCGACGCGCATCGCCGCCGTGCAGGGGAACGGTCCCGCCGGTTACTTCGACAATGCGCCCGTCGGCGCCGTGTTCAACGCGCAGGTGGCCGAGACGCTGCGCATCCCGTCGTCGCAGGTCTCCGGCGCGAATAAGGTCGACATGGTGGTCTGGCCGGAGGGGTCCGCCCTGCCGGACCCGACGCGTGACCCCGACAATGCGGCGATCCTGGATGCGCTGAGCCGCAAATTCGGCGCCCCGTTCGTCGTCGGCACGATCACCTCGCGCGACGACCGCCTCTACAACACCTCGCTGCAGTGGCAGGCAGGAAGAGGCGCTGTCGACTACTACGACAAGAAGCACCCGGTGCCGTTCGGGGAGTACGTCCCGGACCGCGCCTTCTGGCGTCCCTTCGCTCCGGAACTCATCGACCTCATCGGACGCGACTACACGCCCGGGACACGGGACAGCGTCTTCGACGTCGGCGGCGTCCGCGCCGGCATCTCGATCTGCTTCGACATCGTCGACGACCAGCTGCTCACGGACATGATGCGCGGGGGAGCGCAGGTGATCCTCGCTCAGACCAACAACGCGGACTTCGGCGAGACGGACGAGAACCAGCAGCAGCTGGCGATCGCCCGCCTGCGCGCGATCGAGGCCGGGCGGTCGCTGGTGAACATCTCGACGGTGGGCAGCAGCCAGATCATCGGGCCGGACGGTCGCACGATCAGCTCCATCCCCCCGTTCAAGCCCGGGCACATGGTCGCGGATGTCCCGCTCGGGACAACGACGACGCCGGCGACACTGCTCAGCCGCGGGATCGAGTTCCTGGTCGCCGGTCTCGGGCTGTTCGGCCTGATCGTGGCGTTCACCGCCCGTCGCGGACCCCTGCCGACGACGAAAAGGCCGCTCCCACCGCAAGGGTGA
- a CDS encoding peptidylprolyl isomerase, giving the protein MRRVTIGRTSAVVVAAGLVAAVLTGCSTDPNNDCSTALPSGKASQLVEATGKIGSKPKITVPTPLDTTKSERTIITEGTGEQVHKGQVIEMQYTILDGKTGQVQQTSYGSGDTYPLALGSGNEALSKGLQCAPVGSRVAVVISPKDAGGAGATSSGVIVVDILKAYLAKADGAVRPSVSGFPTVVLAPTGQPGITIPSSGSAPTKVRSEELKAGDGATVTKDSSVFLNYTIVGWEQRNPILSTWDTGSPDLVTIGTGESTANTALPQKVLAELIGKKVGSQVVIEAPAEGQVAASAWVVDILGIR; this is encoded by the coding sequence GTGCGCAGAGTCACCATCGGAAGAACGTCCGCTGTCGTGGTCGCCGCCGGCCTCGTGGCCGCTGTCCTCACGGGATGCTCGACCGACCCGAACAACGACTGCTCGACCGCTCTGCCCTCGGGCAAGGCCTCGCAGCTCGTGGAGGCGACGGGGAAGATCGGTTCGAAGCCGAAGATCACCGTTCCGACGCCGCTCGACACGACGAAGTCCGAGCGCACCATCATCACGGAGGGCACCGGTGAGCAGGTCCACAAGGGCCAGGTCATCGAAATGCAGTACACCATCCTCGACGGCAAGACCGGTCAGGTGCAGCAGACGTCCTACGGCAGCGGCGACACCTACCCGCTGGCGCTCGGCTCCGGCAACGAGGCCCTGAGCAAGGGCCTGCAGTGCGCGCCGGTCGGCTCGCGAGTCGCGGTCGTGATCTCGCCGAAGGACGCGGGCGGCGCAGGGGCGACCAGCTCCGGTGTGATCGTCGTCGACATCCTGAAGGCGTACCTGGCGAAGGCCGATGGGGCCGTCCGGCCGTCGGTGAGCGGGTTCCCGACCGTCGTGCTCGCGCCGACCGGTCAGCCCGGTATCACCATCCCGTCCTCGGGGTCGGCACCGACCAAGGTCCGCAGCGAGGAGTTGAAGGCCGGAGACGGCGCGACGGTCACGAAGGACTCGTCGGTCTTCCTCAACTACACGATCGTCGGATGGGAGCAGAGGAACCCCATCCTGTCGACCTGGGACACCGGCTCGCCCGACCTCGTCACGATCGGCACCGGCGAGAGCACCGCGAATACAGCCCTCCCGCAGAAGGTGCTCGCCGAGCTGATCGGCAAGAAGGTCGGCTCGCAGGTCGTCATCGAGGCCCCCGCCGAGGGCCAGGTCGCGGCGTCGGCCTGGGTCGTGGACATCCTCGGGATCCGCTAG
- a CDS encoding WYL domain-containing protein: MSRSPSSPARVPVEERLFSLVLALLATENGLTKSEILSTVQGYRQRYEPHGDNSSLERQFERDKDDIRELGVPLETVEAPEASGNNQLLRYRIPKGAYDLPADVSFSPEELTLLGLAAAVWREGSLSGESRRALMKLRSLGVEADDPVVGYAPRLRVRESAFEPLSQALERHVMVQFPYLKPGESASRQRTVAPLSLVQHQGRWHLQGIDQDARGSRTFLLSRIVGPVKLTSRVFDPEQYRVDGEAFAERALLELERIWESNVAEIEVTAGTDAATRLGKRYGDAVPVGAEGEPVRLTVNFSDINILADQLASFGPEVLVLAPPELRDQVLQRQQATVAAHAEPASTAERRPGEAGNG; encoded by the coding sequence GTGTCCCGTTCCCCCTCTTCGCCCGCGCGCGTCCCGGTCGAGGAGCGCCTGTTCAGCCTCGTGCTGGCACTGCTCGCGACCGAGAACGGCCTGACCAAGAGCGAGATCCTGTCGACCGTTCAGGGGTATCGCCAGCGGTATGAGCCGCACGGCGACAACAGCAGCCTGGAGCGGCAGTTCGAGCGCGACAAGGACGACATCCGCGAGCTCGGCGTCCCGCTGGAGACGGTCGAGGCGCCCGAGGCATCCGGCAACAATCAGCTGCTGCGCTACCGCATTCCCAAAGGGGCATACGACCTCCCGGCCGATGTCAGCTTCTCTCCCGAGGAGTTGACCCTGCTCGGCCTCGCCGCCGCCGTCTGGCGCGAAGGGTCGCTGTCGGGGGAGTCGCGGCGTGCGCTGATGAAGCTGCGATCGCTCGGCGTCGAGGCGGACGACCCGGTCGTCGGGTACGCGCCGCGGCTGCGCGTCCGCGAGAGCGCGTTCGAGCCGCTCAGCCAGGCGCTGGAGCGTCACGTCATGGTGCAGTTCCCGTACCTCAAACCCGGCGAGAGCGCGTCCCGTCAGCGCACCGTCGCGCCCTTGTCGCTCGTGCAGCACCAGGGCCGGTGGCACCTGCAGGGGATCGACCAGGACGCCCGCGGTTCGCGGACCTTCCTGCTGTCCCGGATCGTCGGGCCCGTCAAGCTGACGTCGCGCGTCTTCGACCCGGAGCAGTACCGCGTCGACGGCGAGGCCTTCGCCGAACGGGCGCTGCTCGAACTCGAGCGCATCTGGGAGTCGAACGTCGCCGAGATCGAGGTCACCGCCGGCACGGATGCGGCGACGCGCCTGGGCAAGCGGTACGGCGACGCCGTCCCGGTCGGAGCCGAGGGCGAGCCCGTCCGCCTCACCGTCAACTTCTCGGACATCAACATCCTCGCCGACCAGCTGGCGTCGTTCGGCCCCGAGGTGCTCGTCCTCGCGCCGCCGGAACTGCGTGACCAGGTGCTCCAGCGGCAGCAGGCGACCGTTGCGGCGCACGCGGAGCCGGCCAGCACGGCAGAACGACGGCCGGGGGAGGCCGGCAATGGCTGA
- a CDS encoding tRNA (adenine-N1)-methyltransferase, with amino-acid sequence MNETPRSSGPFRAGDRVQLTGPKGRMNTITLQPGKEFHSHRGVLSHDAIIGLPDGSVVTNNAGVEHLALRPLLTDFVMSMPRGAAIVYPKDAAQILALADIFPGATVVEAGVGSGALSLWLLRAIGPEGRLLSFERREEFADVARDNAATFLGSEPANWTLTVGDLQDALPAAVEPGTVDRVVLDMLAPWETLDAVTAALKPGGVVICYVATVTQLSRVAEAIRASGDYTHPQSNETMVRGWHVEGLAVRPDHRMIAHTGFLITARRLAPGTVLPELKRRPSKSDYSDEDVEAWTPGALGERQSSPKSLRKRMREAAASAELAKGREADEDAPGVG; translated from the coding sequence ATGAACGAGACTCCGCGCAGCTCCGGCCCGTTCCGCGCGGGCGACCGCGTGCAACTCACCGGTCCGAAGGGCCGGATGAACACGATCACGCTGCAGCCGGGAAAAGAGTTCCACAGCCACCGCGGCGTCCTGTCGCACGACGCCATCATCGGCTTGCCGGATGGTTCGGTCGTCACCAACAACGCGGGCGTCGAGCACCTCGCGCTGCGTCCTCTGCTCACCGATTTCGTCATGTCGATGCCGCGAGGCGCGGCCATCGTCTACCCGAAGGATGCTGCGCAGATTCTCGCGCTTGCGGACATCTTCCCCGGCGCGACCGTCGTCGAGGCGGGGGTCGGCTCGGGTGCGCTCTCGCTCTGGCTGCTGCGCGCGATCGGTCCGGAGGGCCGGCTGCTGTCGTTCGAGCGCCGCGAGGAGTTCGCCGACGTCGCGCGCGACAACGCCGCGACCTTCCTCGGCAGCGAGCCCGCCAACTGGACACTGACCGTCGGCGACCTGCAGGATGCGCTGCCCGCCGCCGTCGAACCGGGAACCGTCGACCGCGTGGTGCTGGACATGCTGGCGCCGTGGGAGACGCTCGACGCGGTCACCGCCGCGCTCAAGCCGGGCGGCGTCGTGATCTGCTACGTCGCGACCGTGACCCAGCTGTCCCGCGTCGCCGAGGCCATCCGCGCCTCCGGCGACTACACGCACCCGCAGTCGAACGAGACGATGGTTCGCGGCTGGCACGTGGAGGGGCTGGCCGTCCGGCCCGACCACCGGATGATCGCGCACACCGGCTTCCTGATCACCGCCCGCCGGCTCGCCCCGGGGACCGTCCTGCCCGAGCTGAAGCGCCGTCCGTCGAAGTCCGACTACTCCGACGAGGATGTCGAGGCCTGGACCCCCGGCGCCCTCGGCGAGCGGCAGTCCAGCCCGAAGAGCCTCCGCAAGCGGATGCGCGAAGCGGCCGCCAGCGCCGAGCTTGCTAAGGGCCGTGAGGCGGACGAGGACGCTCCGGGCGTCGGCTAG
- the tatA gene encoding Sec-independent protein translocase subunit TatA, which translates to MFAGLTGWHLLIILAVILLLFGAPKLPALAKSIGQSMRIFKGEVDELKKDGKDGKSDQVADGTATTTTAQSTAAPTVTPAPAPVDPSTESNPKS; encoded by the coding sequence ATGTTCGCAGGACTGACCGGATGGCATCTGCTCATCATCCTCGCCGTGATCCTGCTGCTCTTCGGTGCGCCCAAGCTCCCGGCGCTCGCCAAGAGCATCGGCCAGTCGATGCGGATCTTCAAGGGTGAGGTCGACGAGTTGAAGAAGGACGGCAAGGACGGCAAGTCCGACCAGGTCGCCGACGGCACTGCCACCACCACCACCGCGCAGAGCACCGCGGCACCGACGGTGACGCCCGCCCCGGCTCCCGTCGACCCCTCGACCGAGTCGAACCCGAAGTCCTAG
- a CDS encoding glycerophosphodiester phosphodiesterase family protein yields the protein MTYLDGAGTRIIAHRGLALDAPENTLLAFLRALSAGATHLETDIHASADGVAVIAHDPDLARVAGRNVQVGQLTMSELRRIDLGHGQGFCSLAEALDAFPQARFNIDVKDARAAAPAVAAIREARATDRVLITSFSSERRRAVADALPGVASSPAVAEFLPALIGARLGIAPLVRRALRGFVAVQVPERRGPLRIVTRRSVERVHAAGAEVHVWTVNDPADMVRLLDLGVDGIVTDRCDVLTTVVTSRR from the coding sequence GTGACGTACCTCGACGGAGCCGGGACGCGCATCATCGCGCATCGCGGCTTGGCTCTGGACGCGCCCGAGAACACGCTGTTGGCGTTCCTGCGCGCCCTCTCGGCGGGCGCCACGCACCTCGAGACCGACATCCACGCGTCCGCCGACGGGGTCGCCGTCATCGCCCACGATCCGGACCTCGCCCGCGTCGCCGGGCGGAACGTGCAGGTCGGCCAGCTGACGATGAGCGAGCTGCGCCGCATCGACCTGGGTCACGGACAGGGCTTCTGCTCGCTGGCCGAAGCACTCGACGCGTTCCCGCAGGCGCGCTTCAACATCGACGTGAAGGATGCGCGCGCAGCCGCACCCGCCGTCGCCGCGATCCGCGAGGCCCGGGCGACCGACCGTGTGCTGATCACCAGCTTCTCGAGCGAGCGGCGACGTGCCGTCGCCGACGCACTCCCGGGGGTCGCCTCCTCCCCCGCCGTCGCGGAGTTCCTCCCCGCCCTGATCGGCGCCCGGCTGGGCATTGCCCCGCTGGTGCGGCGGGCGCTGCGCGGATTCGTCGCGGTGCAGGTCCCCGAGCGGCGGGGTCCGCTGCGCATCGTCACGCGACGGTCCGTCGAACGCGTCCACGCGGCCGGGGCCGAAGTCCATGTCTGGACGGTCAACGATCCGGCCGACATGGTCCGGCTGCTCGACCTCGGGGTCGACGGCATCGTCACCGACCGCTGCGACGTGCTCACGACCGTGGTGACATCGCGCCGCTGA
- a CDS encoding RNA polymerase-binding protein RbpA: protein MADRSLRGMRLGAQSLQSEEGVVYSPRSRYNYLCPACGKETEMVFSAEAEAPETWECKHCGQEARLLIGDTPVEVDHSDVKTPRSHWDMLLERRTRAELEELLEERLQYLRSRRGTSEHKHTA from the coding sequence ATGGCAGATCGAAGCTTGCGCGGTATGAGACTCGGCGCCCAGAGCCTACAGAGTGAAGAAGGCGTCGTCTACTCTCCGCGTTCCCGTTACAACTACCTGTGCCCGGCTTGCGGCAAGGAGACCGAGATGGTGTTCTCGGCCGAGGCCGAGGCCCCCGAGACCTGGGAGTGCAAGCACTGCGGCCAGGAGGCGCGCCTGCTCATCGGCGACACTCCCGTCGAGGTCGACCACTCCGACGTCAAGACCCCCCGCAGCCACTGGGACATGCTGCTGGAGCGTCGCACCCGCGCCGAACTCGAGGAGCTCCTCGAGGAGCGCCTGCAGTACCTGCGGTCGCGTCGCGGAACGAGCGAGCACAAGCACACCGCCTGA
- the tatC gene encoding twin-arginine translocase subunit TatC: protein MTLAEHFIELRKRLFRSALALVGGAVIGWFLSGYVMDALRGPITDIAKQQGREAMLNYDSITGAFDLKMQVAITIGAIISSPVWLYQIWAFFVPAMTRKELRYGFGFFFTAVPLFIAGGVTGWLLVPHIVSLLTSFAPEPDSAIIQAKTYFDFILKLVIAVGIAFVLPVFLVLLNFVGVLSAKSIIASWRWALILIALFTAIATPAADVLSMFLLAIPMVALYFAAYGVAWLHDRRAAKRELRLEAELAA from the coding sequence ATGACGCTCGCCGAGCACTTCATCGAGCTTCGCAAACGCCTCTTCCGTTCCGCCCTCGCTCTGGTCGGCGGTGCCGTCATCGGCTGGTTCCTCAGCGGCTATGTGATGGATGCGCTGCGCGGTCCGATCACGGATATCGCGAAGCAGCAGGGCCGCGAGGCCATGCTCAATTACGACAGCATCACGGGCGCGTTCGACCTGAAGATGCAGGTCGCGATCACGATCGGCGCGATCATCTCCAGCCCGGTCTGGCTTTACCAGATCTGGGCGTTCTTCGTCCCGGCGATGACGCGCAAGGAGCTGCGCTACGGCTTCGGTTTCTTCTTCACCGCCGTCCCGCTGTTCATAGCGGGCGGCGTGACCGGCTGGCTGCTCGTCCCGCACATCGTGAGTCTGCTGACGAGCTTCGCCCCGGAACCCGACTCGGCGATCATCCAGGCGAAGACCTACTTCGACTTCATCCTCAAGCTGGTCATCGCCGTGGGCATCGCCTTCGTGCTCCCCGTGTTCCTGGTGCTGCTGAACTTCGTCGGTGTGCTGAGCGCGAAGTCGATCATCGCGTCGTGGCGCTGGGCGCTCATCCTGATCGCCCTGTTCACCGCCATCGCCACGCCGGCGGCCGACGTGCTCTCGATGTTCCTGCTGGCCATCCCGATGGTCGCCCTGTACTTCGCCGCGTACGGCGTCGCCTGGCTGCACGACCGTCGCGCGGCCAAGCGCGAGCTGCGGCTCGAGGCCGAGCTCGCCGCCTGA
- a CDS encoding WYL domain-containing protein, whose product MAERRKPMQAQDKLAFLLALVPYLMDRDRVSVAEAAEHFGVDQEQLRDAVRLIAVSGIPGETNAYQPGDLFDIAWDDFEENDQIVLTHQVAIDDSPRFSAREAAALIAGLQYLTALPENADRDAIGSLMAKLARGASAAPSQLAVARSETDEALATIRDAVIAGVQVEFDYLSSRGERERRRVDPLRIESVDQDWYLRGWDHLRTAIRTFRLDRIDDLVATQEAITYRPGDVKLPETLFTGTPEDQLVTVEVSASAIPLIEDYIPEGAEREERDGVIRTSVRVAHFHGLKRLVAGLSGVLTVLDPPEARQVVAGWARAGAERYL is encoded by the coding sequence ATGGCTGAGCGCCGCAAGCCGATGCAGGCGCAGGACAAGCTCGCCTTCCTGCTCGCCCTCGTGCCGTACCTGATGGATCGCGACCGCGTCAGTGTCGCAGAAGCCGCCGAGCACTTCGGCGTCGACCAGGAGCAGCTGCGCGACGCCGTGCGACTGATCGCCGTCTCCGGCATCCCCGGCGAGACCAATGCGTACCAGCCGGGCGACCTGTTCGACATCGCCTGGGACGACTTCGAGGAGAACGACCAGATCGTCCTCACCCACCAGGTCGCCATCGACGACTCGCCGCGCTTCTCGGCGCGCGAGGCTGCCGCGCTCATCGCCGGGCTGCAATACCTCACGGCCCTGCCGGAGAACGCCGACCGGGATGCGATCGGCTCGCTCATGGCGAAGCTCGCGCGCGGGGCATCGGCGGCACCGAGTCAGCTGGCGGTCGCGCGGTCGGAGACAGACGAGGCCCTGGCGACGATCCGGGATGCGGTCATCGCGGGCGTGCAGGTCGAGTTCGACTACCTCAGCTCGCGCGGGGAGCGGGAACGGCGCCGCGTCGACCCGCTGCGCATCGAGTCCGTCGACCAGGACTGGTACCTGCGTGGCTGGGATCACCTCCGCACGGCCATCCGCACGTTCCGTCTCGACCGGATCGACGACCTGGTCGCGACCCAGGAGGCGATCACCTACCGCCCGGGCGACGTGAAGCTCCCCGAGACGCTGTTCACCGGCACGCCGGAGGACCAGCTGGTGACGGTGGAGGTGTCGGCGTCGGCGATCCCGCTGATCGAGGACTACATCCCCGAGGGTGCAGAGCGCGAGGAGCGGGACGGCGTCATCCGCACGAGCGTCCGGGTCGCCCACTTCCATGGCCTCAAGCGGCTGGTCGCCGGGCTGTCGGGGGTGCTCACGGTGCTCGACCCGCCCGAGGCGCGCCAGGTGGTCGCGGGCTGGGCGCGTGCGGGCGCCGAACGCTACCTCTGA